A single genomic interval of Pseudokineococcus lusitanus harbors:
- a CDS encoding putative quinol monooxygenase has product MADGGTPAGLTESADQPGGFPPGTFVLWATVQVREDRVEEFLAGIADDARCSVRDEPGCLGFTVSRHSDDPLRFSFHEAYASREAFEVDHQGSAHYARWAAVAEKVVISTEVAFTEVVALP; this is encoded by the coding sequence GTGGCTGACGGCGGGACGCCCGCCGGGCTGACGGAGAGCGCCGACCAGCCGGGCGGGTTCCCGCCGGGCACCTTCGTCCTCTGGGCGACGGTGCAGGTGCGGGAGGACCGCGTCGAGGAGTTCCTCGCCGGCATCGCCGACGACGCGCGCTGCTCGGTGCGGGACGAGCCGGGCTGCCTGGGCTTCACGGTGTCGCGCCACTCGGACGACCCGCTGCGCTTCTCCTTCCACGAGGCGTACGCGAGCCGTGAGGCCTTCGAGGTCGACCACCAGGGCTCCGCGCACTACGCGCGGTGGGCCGCGGTGGCCGAGAAGGTCGTCATCTCCACCGAGGTGGCGTTCACCGAGGTCGTCGCGCTGCCCTGA